The proteins below come from a single Oncorhynchus keta strain PuntledgeMale-10-30-2019 chromosome 1, Oket_V2, whole genome shotgun sequence genomic window:
- the LOC118365710 gene encoding 14-3-3 protein gamma-2-like: MVDREQLVQKARLAEQAERYDDMAAAMKSVTELNEALSNEERNLLSVAYKNVVGARRSSWRVISSIEQKTSSDGNEKKIEMVRAYREKIEKELETVCQDVLNLLDNYLIKNCNETQHESKVFYLKMKGDYYRYLAEVATGEKRATVIESSEKAYNEAHEISKEHMQPTHPIRLGLALNYSVFYYEIQNTPEQACHLAKTAFDDAIAELDTLNEDSYKDSTLIMQLLRDNLTLWTSDQQDDEGGEGNKD, translated from the exons ATGGTTGATCGCGAGCAGCTGGTGCAGAAAGCCAGGCTGGCTGAACAGGCTGAAAGGTATGATGATATGGCAGCTGCCATGAAATCG GTAACAGAGCTGAATGAGGCGCTATCTAATGAGGAGAGGAACCTCCTGTCTGTGGCCTATAAGAATGTGGTCGGGGCCCGTCGTTCCTCTTGGAGGGTGATCTCTAGCATCGAGCAGAAGACCTCTTCAGATGGAAATGAGAAAAAGATTGAGATGGTTCGGGCCTACAGAGAGAAGATTGAGAAGGAGCTAGAGACTGTGTGTCAGGACGTGCTCAACCTGCTGGATAACTACCTGATCAAGAACTGCAACGAGACGCAGCACGAGAGCAAGGTGTTTTACCTGAAGATGAAAGGCGACTACTACCGCTACCTGGCTGAGGTGGCCACGGGTGAGAAGAGGGCCACCGTCATTGAGTCATCAGAGAAGGCTTACAACGAGGCCCATGAGATCAGCAAAGAGCACATGCAGCCCACCCACCCCATCCGCCTCGGCTTGGCTCTCAACTACTCTGTGTTTTACTACGAGATCCAGAATACCCCTGAGCAGGCCTGTCATCTGGCCAAGACCGCCTTCGATGACGCTATTGCTGAGCTGGACACCCTGAACGAGGACTCCTACAAAGACTCAACTCTCATCATGCAGCTGCTCCGAGACAACTTAACACTGTGGACAAGTGACCAGCAGGatgatgagggaggggagggcaaCAAAGATTAA